The proteins below are encoded in one region of Pseudonocardia sp. DSM 110487:
- a CDS encoding RNA methyltransferase: MAGERSPKDTFITVYGRKPVLEALGDPALRVDKVVLAEEARGEPVRAILDAARGRGVPVQRASAHRVKVLAGNGRHDQGVLADVIAPRMAPVAEFTATLRPGAPAAVLVLDRLTNPANVGMILRSATAAGLDGVLLARRGLPAIDPLVVKASAGIAFRSPVLRSGTVEEGCAALAEAGFGLFGLDARGDSLLGAALPDRVALVLGNETDGLSASVRPLLDGLLAIPMHGGVESLGVASAGAVAAFELSRRRFASP, encoded by the coding sequence ATGGCTGGCGAGCGGTCTCCGAAGGACACCTTCATCACGGTGTACGGACGCAAGCCCGTGCTCGAGGCGCTCGGCGACCCCGCGCTGCGGGTCGACAAGGTGGTGCTCGCCGAGGAGGCACGCGGCGAGCCGGTGCGGGCCATCCTCGACGCCGCCCGCGGTCGCGGCGTTCCGGTGCAGCGGGCATCGGCGCACCGGGTCAAGGTGCTGGCCGGCAACGGGCGGCACGACCAGGGCGTCCTCGCCGACGTCATCGCCCCGCGGATGGCGCCCGTCGCCGAGTTCACGGCCACGCTGCGGCCCGGCGCACCCGCCGCCGTGCTGGTGCTCGACCGGCTCACCAACCCCGCCAACGTCGGGATGATCCTGCGCAGCGCCACCGCAGCGGGCCTGGACGGCGTGCTGCTGGCGCGGCGCGGGCTGCCCGCCATCGACCCGCTGGTCGTCAAGGCGTCGGCGGGGATCGCGTTCCGGTCGCCGGTGCTGCGCTCCGGCACCGTCGAGGAGGGGTGCGCGGCGCTGGCCGAGGCCGGGTTCGGGCTGTTCGGCCTGGACGCCCGCGGTGACTCGCTGCTCGGCGCCGCCCTGCCCGATCGGGTCGCGCTGGTGCTGGGCAACGAGACCGACGGCCTATCGGCCTCGGTCCGCCCCCTGCTCGACGGGTTGCTCGCCATCCCCATGCACGGCGGTGTCGAGTCGCTCGGCGTCGCCAGCGCGGGGGCCGTCGCGGCGTTCGAGCTCTCCCGTCGCCGTTTCGCGTCGCCCTGA
- a CDS encoding NAD(P)-dependent alcohol dehydrogenase, whose protein sequence is MKAIVQERFGPPDVLRLADVDPPRIGPGDVMVRMHAAALNPYDWHMLRGDPLAARLTVDVGLTRPKCPVLGIDAAGVVEAVGADVRGLRPGDEVLGFCHGSCAEYARTTPDLLVPKPADLTFEQAAAVPMAAVTALRGIRTVGRVRSGQRVLVNGAGGGVGTFAVQIAAALGAEVTGVCSTRNVELVRSLGAARAVDYTREDFTEPDRRGRYDLVLDNVGNRPLGRLRRVLTPEGTLVANGGGSPGKVFGAMGALLAVLVVNAFVRQQLRVILPAAPAGPTHDDLVAVTALIEAGKLAPVVDRTYTLSDAAEGVRHVEQGHARGKAVVVVQ, encoded by the coding sequence ATGAAGGCGATCGTCCAAGAGCGGTTCGGTCCGCCGGACGTCCTGCGGCTTGCCGACGTCGACCCGCCCCGGATCGGCCCCGGCGACGTCATGGTCCGGATGCACGCTGCCGCGTTGAACCCCTACGACTGGCACATGTTGCGCGGCGACCCGCTCGCCGCGCGCCTGACCGTCGACGTCGGGCTGACCCGGCCGAAGTGCCCGGTGCTCGGCATCGACGCAGCCGGCGTGGTCGAGGCCGTCGGCGCGGACGTACGTGGTCTGCGCCCCGGCGACGAGGTACTTGGCTTCTGCCATGGCTCCTGCGCCGAGTACGCGCGCACCACCCCGGACCTGCTGGTACCCAAGCCGGCCGACCTGACCTTCGAGCAGGCCGCGGCCGTGCCGATGGCTGCTGTCACCGCCCTGCGCGGCATCAGGACGGTCGGGCGCGTCCGGTCGGGGCAGCGGGTGCTGGTCAACGGCGCAGGCGGCGGGGTGGGCACGTTCGCCGTGCAGATCGCTGCCGCGCTGGGCGCGGAGGTCACCGGGGTGTGCAGCACCCGCAATGTGGAGCTGGTGCGATCACTGGGCGCCGCGCGGGCCGTCGACTACACGCGGGAGGACTTCACCGAGCCGGACCGGCGCGGGCGCTACGACCTGGTTCTGGACAACGTGGGCAACCGGCCGCTCGGGCGGCTGCGCCGGGTGCTCACGCCGGAAGGGACGTTGGTGGCCAACGGCGGTGGCTCGCCCGGCAAGGTGTTCGGCGCGATGGGCGCCTTGCTGGCGGTGCTGGTGGTCAACGCGTTCGTCCGCCAGCAGCTCCGGGTGATCCTCCCGGCCGCACCTGCGGGGCCGACCCACGACGACCTGGTGGCGGTCACCGCGCTGATCGAGGCCGGCAAGCTCGCCCCGGTCGTCGACCGGACCTACACCCTTTCCGACGCGGCCGAGGGCGTGCGCCACGTGGAGCAGGGCCACGCCCGGGGCAAGGCCGTGGTCGTCGTGCAGTGA
- a CDS encoding TetR/AcrR family transcriptional regulator codes for MVEITTQAGAAAQPRTPLSKTRVLETAVALADEGGVDALSMRKIAQALGVVPMALYKHVANKNELLDGMIDVVVGEIDPPAAGADWKSAIRERVLSARRMLLRHPWAPGVIESRMKERATPTLVVLEYLDSMIGIFRAGGFSIDLTHHAMHVMGSRLLGFSQELFEDSSDRAPEPDMPPPEEIAERFPYIAELAMAVAHDEESVVGSGCDDQFEFEFALDLTLDGLQRLHDTA; via the coding sequence ATGGTCGAGATCACCACCCAGGCCGGCGCGGCCGCGCAGCCCCGCACGCCCTTGAGCAAGACGCGGGTCCTGGAGACCGCCGTCGCCCTGGCCGACGAAGGCGGCGTCGACGCGCTCAGCATGCGCAAGATCGCGCAGGCGCTCGGCGTCGTTCCCATGGCCCTGTACAAGCACGTGGCCAACAAGAACGAGCTGCTGGACGGCATGATCGACGTCGTCGTCGGCGAGATCGACCCGCCCGCCGCCGGGGCCGACTGGAAGTCGGCCATCCGTGAGCGGGTGTTGTCGGCCCGCCGCATGCTGCTGCGGCACCCGTGGGCGCCGGGGGTGATCGAGTCGCGGATGAAGGAGCGGGCCACCCCGACCCTCGTGGTGCTGGAGTACCTGGACTCGATGATCGGGATCTTCCGGGCAGGCGGGTTCTCGATCGACCTGACCCACCACGCGATGCACGTCATGGGCAGCCGCCTGCTGGGCTTCTCCCAGGAGCTGTTCGAGGACAGCTCGGACCGCGCCCCGGAGCCGGACATGCCGCCGCCCGAGGAGATCGCCGAGCGCTTCCCGTACATCGCCGAGCTGGCCATGGCGGTCGCCCACGACGAGGAGTCCGTCGTCGGCTCCGGCTGCGACGACCAGTTCGAGTTCGAGTTCGCCCTCGACCTGACGTTGGACGGTCTCCAGCGGCTGCACGACACCGCCTGA
- a CDS encoding alpha-hydroxy acid oxidase, with protein MVQRRLPRPSELRPLLRPAPFVRDADARRLRRAASIADLRTIARRRTPRAVFDYVDGAADGELSLHRARRAFARVEFTPSVLRDVSEVDTGREILGRRASLPFAFAPTGFTRMMHHTGEPAVASVAQRFDIPYTLSTMGTTTIEDVAVAAPQARRWFQLYLWRDRAPAKDLVQRAAAAGYDTLMLTVDTPVGGARLRDVRNGLTIPPALSLRTFLDGARHPHWWFNLLTTEPLNFASLDATYGSVEEMINRVFDPALTMDDVAWLRDTWPGKLVIKGIQSVDDAVRVVDAGADAVLLSNHGGRQLDRAPVPLDLVEPTVQAVGDRAEILIDTGVTHGADILAAVALGARAALIGRAYLYGLMAGGRLGVEKAVTILAAEIVRTLQLIGVNSVDELRPSHVRLRPNE; from the coding sequence ATGGTCCAGCGCCGGCTGCCCCGCCCGTCCGAACTGCGCCCGCTGCTTCGGCCCGCCCCGTTCGTACGGGACGCGGACGCGCGGCGGTTGCGGCGTGCGGCCAGCATCGCGGACCTGCGGACGATCGCGCGCAGGCGCACGCCCCGCGCAGTGTTCGACTACGTCGACGGCGCAGCCGACGGGGAGCTGTCGCTGCACCGCGCGCGGCGCGCCTTCGCCCGCGTCGAGTTCACCCCGAGCGTCCTGCGCGACGTCTCCGAGGTGGACACCGGACGGGAGATCCTCGGGCGCAGGGCGAGCCTGCCGTTCGCGTTCGCCCCCACCGGCTTCACCCGGATGATGCACCACACCGGTGAGCCCGCCGTGGCGTCCGTTGCCCAGCGGTTCGACATCCCGTACACGCTCTCCACGATGGGCACCACCACCATCGAGGACGTCGCGGTGGCGGCACCCCAGGCGCGCAGGTGGTTCCAGCTCTACCTGTGGCGCGACCGCGCCCCCGCCAAGGACCTCGTGCAACGCGCGGCAGCGGCCGGTTACGACACCCTGATGCTCACCGTCGACACCCCGGTCGGCGGGGCCCGGCTGCGCGACGTCCGGAACGGGCTCACGATCCCGCCCGCGCTGTCGCTGCGCACGTTCCTGGACGGCGCCCGCCACCCCCACTGGTGGTTCAACCTGCTCACCACCGAGCCGCTGAACTTCGCCAGCCTCGACGCCACCTACGGCTCCGTCGAGGAGATGATCAACCGGGTCTTCGACCCCGCGCTCACCATGGACGACGTCGCGTGGCTACGCGACACGTGGCCGGGCAAGCTCGTGATCAAGGGCATCCAGAGCGTCGACGACGCCGTGCGCGTCGTCGACGCCGGGGCCGACGCCGTGCTGCTGTCCAACCACGGCGGCCGCCAGCTCGACCGCGCCCCCGTACCCCTGGATCTGGTCGAACCCACCGTCCAGGCCGTCGGCGACCGCGCCGAGATCCTCATCGACACCGGCGTCACACACGGCGCCGACATCCTCGCGGCCGTCGCGCTCGGGGCCCGTGCCGCCCTGATCGGACGTGCGTACCTCTACGGGCTGATGGCGGGCGGACGGCTCGGCGTCGAGAAGGCCGTCACGATCCTGGCGGCCGAGATCGTGCGCACCCTGCAGCTGATCGGGGTCAACAGCGTCGACGAGCTGCGCCCGTCACACGTACGGCTACGCCCTAACGAGTGA
- a CDS encoding antitoxin yields the protein MGFMDKAKELLNQHDDKVDQGLDKAGEAAKERFAGHDEQIDQGVDKLQEMTGAGDTAEAPREEPPPPPQ from the coding sequence ATGGGTTTCATGGACAAGGCCAAGGAACTGCTGAACCAGCACGACGACAAGGTCGACCAGGGCCTGGACAAAGCAGGCGAAGCGGCGAAGGAGCGTTTCGCGGGCCACGACGAGCAGATCGACCAGGGCGTCGACAAGCTGCAGGAGATGACGGGCGCGGGTGACACCGCCGAGGCCCCCCGCGAGGAGCCTCCGCCCCCGCCGCAGTGA
- a CDS encoding HAD-IA family hydrolase — translation MALQALVMDYAGVLTDGPRLLELVHRVRSAGVSSALVTDADAVPDTCADAFDMVVLGAALGVRKPDPELYRRVAARLGVAVDGCVVVDDHVGNVRGARAAGAVVVHHHDEAVTIAEVEALFDLPA, via the coding sequence ATGGCACTGCAGGCGCTGGTGATGGACTACGCGGGGGTGCTCACCGACGGGCCGCGGTTGCTGGAGCTGGTCCACCGCGTGCGTTCAGCGGGGGTGTCGTCCGCGCTCGTGACCGACGCGGACGCCGTGCCCGACACCTGTGCCGATGCGTTCGACATGGTGGTGCTGGGGGCCGCGCTGGGGGTCCGCAAGCCGGATCCGGAGCTGTACCGGAGGGTGGCCGCGCGGCTCGGTGTGGCGGTCGACGGCTGCGTCGTGGTCGACGACCACGTGGGCAACGTGCGGGGCGCCCGCGCTGCGGGCGCGGTGGTGGTGCACCATCACGACGAAGCGGTCACGATCGCCGAGGTGGAGGCCCTGTTCGACCTACCGGCGTGA
- a CDS encoding MarR family winged helix-turn-helix transcriptional regulator, which produces MDPGPATEPLDRLLVRAGLALQRFTRRVADSYGLSATALDVLGALVALDEVSHRDLAGHLRLAPATLTPVIDALEGAGALTRVRDETDRRVVRISITPRGRERYAAAATGVAAAVAGLPAPPSDQAELIRVHLLDLLDAIEREAP; this is translated from the coding sequence GTGGATCCCGGCCCCGCGACCGAGCCGCTCGACCGGCTGCTCGTACGCGCCGGCCTCGCCTTGCAGCGGTTCACCCGCAGGGTCGCCGACTCCTACGGGCTGAGCGCCACGGCGCTGGACGTGCTCGGCGCGCTCGTTGCGCTCGACGAGGTGTCCCACCGCGACCTTGCCGGCCACCTACGGCTCGCGCCGGCCACGCTCACCCCGGTCATCGACGCGCTCGAAGGAGCGGGAGCACTCACCCGCGTGCGAGACGAGACCGACCGCAGGGTCGTCCGGATCTCGATCACTCCACGGGGACGGGAGCGGTACGCCGCGGCCGCGACGGGCGTCGCGGCCGCCGTCGCCGGGCTGCCCGCCCCGCCCTCCGACCAGGCCGAACTGATCCGCGTGCACCTGCTCGACCTGCTGGACGCGATCGAGCGCGAAGCGCCGTAG
- a CDS encoding Rv3235 family protein has protein sequence MTIAPPDPAADPARPRLRTVHYEPGPREAPARVAPSPPPRHEHPSSAAREFVDAHHGATRILRLALEVLAGRRSHIQLAPHFAPEPLRYWRALLGQRLSRTPVRRGRMHLCMPRSGVAEIAVPCEIDGAVRALAARFERTDGHWQCTAVRLLRGGTLPRPS, from the coding sequence GTGACGATCGCCCCGCCCGACCCGGCCGCCGATCCGGCCCGGCCCCGCCTACGCACCGTCCACTACGAGCCGGGGCCGCGGGAGGCCCCGGCACGAGTGGCGCCGTCCCCTCCACCGCGACACGAGCACCCGTCGAGCGCGGCGCGCGAGTTCGTGGATGCGCACCACGGCGCCACCCGGATCCTGCGCCTCGCGCTCGAGGTGCTCGCCGGCAGGCGCTCGCACATCCAGCTCGCGCCGCACTTCGCCCCCGAGCCGCTGCGCTACTGGCGGGCGCTCCTCGGGCAGCGCCTCTCCAGGACGCCGGTCCGGCGGGGCCGGATGCACCTGTGCATGCCCCGTTCGGGGGTCGCCGAGATCGCCGTGCCGTGCGAGATCGACGGTGCGGTGCGCGCACTCGCCGCCCGCTTCGAGCGCACCGACGGCCACTGGCAATGCACCGCGGTGCGGCTGCTCCGCGGTGGCACCCTGCCACGCCCGTCCTGA